GCCGCCGCCCTAACCTTCACCGCCTCTTCTTTGGCGTCCAGGATTAACTGTTCGTATTTAGCTTGTGCGCTCTCAAGTAGCTTCTTTGCTTCGTTTTGCGCGTTGCGTATCTGTTGATTTGCTAATAATTGCCGGGCAAAGTATCCAACCAGTAGAAACAACACGGCCACAAGGCCGATTATCACGTAGTATATCCAGTCCATAATTCAGTAGCCTCTCTTTATAAATAAACCTTTGCGGGTTATACATTTTGTTGAACCTCGATAATTATTATACCCTTATTTAACGGTTCGTAACCAGTTTATTTAAAAAATCGACTATTTTCCGGTCCCGCCGTCCATCCTGCTCTCCCATAACTGCCTGATAACTCCCCGAACCAGATCGGACCCATAACCTTTCCTGCCCAGATACGCAGCCAGGCGCTTGTAGAACTCCGGATAATCAAGGTCTTTCAGATGCCTGGCCTTGCTCATGCCCGCGCGCAAGGCGTTGGCCTCGTCATTGATATGGCCGGTTACTCGTTCGATAATCGTGCCGTCCACACCTTTCTGCATGAGCTCGCGCTTTATCATCAGGCTGCTTTTATGCCTGTGCGACACACGTTCCCTGGCCCACATCTCAGAAAAGGTAGTGTCATCTATCAGCTTTAGCTTCTTCAGTTTTGCGACGGCACGACTCACAGATTCATCCGTGAACCTGCGTTTGAACATCAGGTGGCGGCGCACCTCGGCCTCACTGCGAGGCCTGTACTCTATGTAATGCAGCGCAGCCTCGTAACATTTCGGGTATTCGTCCCCCGACTTTTCCTGGGAGGCTTCACCCTTAGTCAACTGCTTCCTTTCCGGCCGGACCGCCCGCCTGTCCCGCGAGGGCAATCTGCCTGATCTGTTTCTCTATCTCGGCCGCCGTTTCAGGATGCTGCATAAGGTATTCGCGCGCCTTCTCCCTGCCCTGCCCCAATTTGGCGCCGGCGAAGTCGAAAAAAGCACCCGATTTCTTGATGATGCCTGTGCTGACACCCAGATCGATTATATCGCCCTCTTTGCTGATGCCGCTGTTAAACATTATGTCAAACTCAGCGACACGATAGGGCGATGCCACCTTGTTTTTAACGACCTTGGCGCGCACACGGTTGCCGATGATCTCGCTGCCGTTTTTTATAGCCTCGGACTTGCGCAGGTCTATTCTGATGGAGC
This genomic window from Dehalococcoidia bacterium contains:
- a CDS encoding regulatory protein RecX, which gives rise to MTKGEASQEKSGDEYPKCYEAALHYIEYRPRSEAEVRRHLMFKRRFTDESVSRAVAKLKKLKLIDDTTFSEMWARERVSHRHKSSLMIKRELMQKGVDGTIIERVTGHINDEANALRAGMSKARHLKDLDYPEFYKRLAAYLGRKGYGSDLVRGVIRQLWESRMDGGTGK